The following are encoded together in the Candidatus Krumholzibacteriia bacterium genome:
- a CDS encoding C40 family peptidase yields MGIKRAHAVSGTIAALIIVVAGCSGSPRFTSSPTRSEPAPVVSLPPAGSSDTTSSARGDEVVKRAADYLGTPYRNGGTSSKGLDCSGLTFTVYRSFGIQLPRVSRDQARVGSPVPRSDLEAGDLIFFGSGSRISHVGIYAGDGEFIHASDRARSVRFDRLDNKYFRNRYVTARRVL; encoded by the coding sequence ATGGGAATCAAGCGCGCACATGCCGTTTCCGGCACCATCGCCGCCCTCATTATAGTGGTGGCGGGGTGCTCCGGTTCGCCGCGTTTCACCAGTTCCCCCACGCGGTCCGAGCCGGCCCCGGTCGTCTCGCTGCCCCCGGCCGGCAGCTCCGACACCACCAGCAGCGCCCGCGGCGACGAAGTGGTCAAACGCGCCGCGGACTACCTGGGCACGCCCTACCGCAACGGCGGCACTTCGTCCAAGGGGCTCGACTGCTCGGGGCTTACCTTCACCGTGTATCGCTCCTTCGGCATCCAGCTCCCGCGCGTCTCGCGCGACCAGGCGCGCGTCGGCAGTCCGGTACCGCGCAGCGACCTGGAGGCGGGCGATTTGATCTTCTTCGGATCGGGAAGCCGTATCTCGCACGTGGGCATCTACGCGGGTGACGGCGAGTTCATCCACGCGTCAGACCGCGCGCGCAGCGTGCGCTTCGACCGGCTGGACAACAAGTACTTCAGAAA
- a CDS encoding 3-hydroxyacyl-CoA dehydrogenase family protein, producing MSFSIHRAAVLGSGVMGSALAAHLANAGIPTLLLDIVPPEGAGVKGEPASRAYRDAFSRAGLERAVKGKPAAFFSRDRARRVTVGNLDDDLALLKDCDWILEAVVERLDIKKTLFEKIAPFVHEHAIVTSNTSGLSITDMAAAMPEALRPRFLGTHFFNPPRYLHLLELIPHAGTNPEVLAFFREFGDAVLGKGVVVARDTPNFIANRVGTFTVMSAVRLMLADGYTIEEVDTLTGRLLGRPKSATLRTADLVGLDTLVHASTTVYDR from the coding sequence TTGTCATTCTCCATCCATCGGGCCGCGGTCCTCGGCTCCGGCGTCATGGGCAGCGCGCTCGCCGCGCACCTCGCCAACGCCGGCATCCCCACGTTACTGCTCGACATCGTTCCACCCGAGGGCGCGGGGGTCAAGGGTGAACCCGCCTCGCGCGCCTACCGGGACGCGTTTTCCCGTGCGGGGCTGGAACGCGCCGTCAAGGGGAAGCCCGCGGCGTTCTTCTCGCGCGACCGCGCGCGGCGCGTGACCGTCGGCAACCTGGACGACGATCTCGCGCTGCTCAAGGATTGCGACTGGATTCTCGAGGCCGTCGTGGAGCGCCTGGACATCAAGAAGACGCTCTTTGAGAAGATCGCGCCGTTCGTGCACGAGCACGCCATCGTCACCTCCAACACCAGCGGCCTCTCCATCACCGACATGGCCGCCGCCATGCCGGAGGCACTGCGGCCGCGCTTTCTGGGCACGCACTTCTTCAATCCGCCGCGCTACCTGCACCTGCTCGAACTGATTCCGCACGCAGGAACCAACCCCGAAGTGCTCGCGTTCTTCCGCGAGTTCGGCGACGCGGTGCTGGGCAAGGGTGTGGTGGTGGCCAGGGACACGCCCAACTTCATCGCTAACCGTGTGGGCACGTTCACGGTGATGAGCGCGGTGCGGCTGATGCTGGCCGATGGCTACACCATCGAAGAGGTGGATACACTCACCGGGCGCCTGCTGGGCCGCCCCAAGAGCGCTACCCTGCGCACCGCGGACCTGGTGGGACTCGACACGCTGGTACACGCTTCCACCACGGTGTACGACCGCG